In one Candidatus Lokiarchaeota archaeon genomic region, the following are encoded:
- a CDS encoding amidohydrolase family protein, translating to MNTPESTLIQHGYVLTMNPKREIIPDGAVYIEGNKIKWIGKTEDFSGYKPEKTIDAKNMVVMPGLIDTHVHLAQAMIRGMADDVSLVDWLKKYVWVLQGNYTEDDGRASAELCMAEMIRTGTTSFLECMIHTRYGFNGIAEAVEEIGMRAALSKIIMDSTGYADSPDIMYPGMVEEKDECLDETEEMLSRWHGKADGRIQVWYGLRSLGAVTPSLFKEVTRLADEHDTRMTMHLGEVEDDVRYVRNEYDMGLTEFAEKQGLLGPDMVFAHGVHLSDEDLTRLAKTKTNISHCPASNMKLASGFARVPEMLERGIPVSLGCDGGPSNNTYDMVREMRLAALVHKAVVDDPLVMSAEDVIEIATLGGAVAMGIEDKVGSLEEEKLADIILVDMDGLSLTPSVNPVSNLVYSGSGTDVDTVLVNGRILMRNKELLTLDEEAVKQRARRRAVDLMERADINVEPKWPTR from the coding sequence TGATTCAGCATGGTTACGTTTTGACAATGAATCCCAAACGGGAAATCATTCCTGATGGAGCTGTCTATATCGAGGGCAACAAAATCAAATGGATTGGGAAAACAGAGGATTTTTCCGGATACAAGCCTGAGAAGACGATAGACGCCAAGAACATGGTGGTCATGCCGGGCCTGATTGATACACATGTCCATCTTGCCCAAGCTATGATTCGTGGTATGGCTGATGATGTATCTCTCGTTGATTGGCTGAAGAAGTATGTCTGGGTTTTGCAGGGAAATTACACCGAAGACGATGGACGTGCTTCTGCAGAGCTTTGCATGGCCGAAATGATTCGAACAGGCACAACCTCTTTTCTAGAATGTATGATTCACACAAGGTATGGATTCAACGGAATTGCAGAAGCCGTCGAAGAAATCGGAATGAGAGCAGCCCTTTCAAAGATCATAATGGATTCAACCGGTTATGCAGATAGTCCTGATATCATGTATCCTGGTATGGTTGAGGAAAAAGATGAATGCCTAGATGAGACGGAAGAGATGCTATCTCGTTGGCATGGAAAAGCGGATGGGAGAATCCAGGTATGGTACGGCTTACGATCACTTGGAGCAGTCACTCCCAGTTTGTTCAAGGAAGTGACTCGCCTTGCTGATGAGCATGATACTCGAATGACCATGCATCTCGGAGAAGTCGAAGATGATGTCAGGTATGTTCGGAATGAATACGATATGGGATTAACCGAGTTTGCTGAAAAGCAGGGATTACTCGGTCCAGACATGGTATTTGCCCATGGTGTGCATCTTTCAGACGAGGATCTGACTCGCTTGGCGAAGACCAAGACCAATATCTCACATTGTCCTGCAAGCAATATGAAACTGGCATCGGGATTTGCAAGGGTCCCTGAAATGCTGGAACGTGGGATTCCCGTTTCCCTTGGTTGTGATGGGGGGCCCAGTAACAACACCTACGATATGGTTCGAGAGATGCGCCTTGCTGCTCTGGTGCATAAGGCAGTCGTTGATGATCCTCTCGTTATGAGTGCTGAGGATGTTATTGAGATTGCGACTCTTGGCGGAGCAGTAGCAATGGGAATCGAAGATAAGGTTGGATCGCTCGAAGAAGAGAAGCTGGCAGACATCATCCTTGTTGATATGGATGGTCTCTCTCTCACGCCAAGTGTAAACCCAGTGTCGAACTTGGTATATTCTGGAAGTGGCACAGATGTTGATACCGTACTTGTAAACGGGCGAATCCTCATGCGAAACAAGGAGCTTCTGACATTAGACGAAGAAGCTGTGAAGCAAAGAGCAAGGCGCAGAGCTGTCGACTTGATGGAACGAGCAGATATCAACGTAGAACCAAAGTGGCCAACGAGATAG